In Benincasa hispida cultivar B227 chromosome 8, ASM972705v1, whole genome shotgun sequence, the sequence CGAATGACCCAATTGCCTCCTTTTATGGAATCTCTTAGAATCTTGTTTGAGTGTCTCAAAGCTATCTTCAACATGTTTCGAGTTTGGATAGAGTTTGTCTATCTTTGTCTTGATTTTATCccgaatgttttttttttcatcatgcAAGACATAAAACAAGCAGGTTAGCTAAATAAAATAGGAACAGAAAATAAATAAGATGATTTTGTTAGCTCATTTTGGTTTGGTCTATAGTGTCATATCATTTCGAAATTTTCACTTATTAATCCAATTAACCAGATGTCAACATTTCAATAGTAGGGTCAATTATATGGACTTATATAGCATAATTAGGTAGTTGTgacaaattattatatttaaaaaaactaaaatctagCTAGCTTTGGTCCTATagtttacttttattttaaatttgattcttAAAGTTTAAAACGTTATATTATAATCCTTCAAGAGAACAAGACTAATTTGTTATTGATATAATTTGAATAAGAAATTTGACAAATAAGAATATATTAATCACTCGAAAAGGAATATAGAAAAATGGAATTAAAGATTGTCCAAGAATAAGTCctaaaacaagaaaataaattgaaataaaattttgatcacCAAAAATTGTagatattaaatcaaataaccAGAAAATGGACCATATCACTGATTTataaaagatttaaattattaaaattttaaaaaaaagttaaagaagaaaataaaaatttaaagggaggaataaatagataaagagaagtaaaattgaataataataataataattccgTACGTAAAGGAACTTTAATCCCTTCGACTGTCCGATGCCTATATTCGCGTTCACTCCTTAAGCTGTCATGTCTCCCATCTCCTCATTCATCATgttaatcatttttctttttaaaataatgtaattatttatttttctttttttttttaatacctaGCACAAATTCTTATGTATTTTTAatcttatattttcttttacttttagtGGAAATATctcacattaatttttttttttctaaattatgatTTCAATCTATGAAACATAGACACATATACGGTTACACAATACGGATACAATTGAATACGATAAtttgtcaatttctaaaaacgaggatacttatacattaaacatacattttttttaaaaaaaaaaaatctaagatatagataaatttagcatataagttaataacaataacacaaaatagaatacaaacactgaaatacaatacaaaaaaagcaacatctgagatgttgaagtacaatagttaataaaatataatagaaaagagactcatattacaaagaagaagaagaagattagagggagaaatagaatataaacgaagaacttctccaatgaattgttgaagatattcaaatggtttatattttggtggactttgtggggaatCAAACGTGAAGATGAAAATTAGATGGTTCTTGGACTCGAATAGTGAGCTTCTTAAATAGGttgtctaattttagattgggaaagattagatgagttgcttgtcttttttctttaaaaaaatgtatgtgTAGAAATAGTTATGTCAAATCGCGTGTTAAatacgtatctggaaagtatcgGTATCTGACACGTGATACAGATTCTTTGCTTTACATGAAATATCTGTGCTTCATAATCTTACTAAAATTTATAATGAATTCTTTTAGTTCTAGAATGAAGGATTGAATGAATGACTTATTAAAACTTAATTGGTGTCTTATCCGTTGAATTATGCTTGAATTAGcaaaaattataaagaaattaattgAGTTCTCTCATTTTTATTGACGTCCTGATATGGActtaaaatatagtttaattagcAAAGACATTgacaattttctttaaaaacgGTAAGTTAGAAGTATCACGTAACTCATAACACACAAATCCAACAGTAATATATGACATAACCATTACTAAAGTATATTTCACACGTGTCAAATGTGGTTTTTGtatggaaaaaataataatttacttAGTCTCAAAGTaaattcaaattagaataaGATAAGATGGAATCAATTACCTATAACATAGTAGCCTTCTCATAGAAATTATTTTAGTCAAAATCTCTTTTGGTCTACAGAAACAAACTTATTTAGTTATTGAGTAAAAAAAATACTCTACATTTGTCCCTACTTCTAAACAATACACCTCAttattataaacaataaacGTACATTAATTATAAGAGCCCTAACCATAACATAAACAACTCAAATCCAACACAATTCTCTAATTAACCAAATCATaatgcataactcatcatgaaTTATACCAGTGAAACTATGATGCAAAATCTATTAATAATTCTATCAATTATACACTCAATAgaacaattaattattaaaattaagagTTTTGCAAgacaaaattaatttgacaCAAAATTATAAGTCAAAAATAAAACTCCACGatctattatatattattaaattgcCATAGCCTGCAAGcataacaagaaaaaaaaaaaaggcatatatatatatatatatatagtcaaactcaaattaattcTAAACTTTAAATCAACTGATTTTTGGgtgttttctttttagtttttggacatactaaataaataaataacgatTGATTATTGACAAAGGCAGCTGGcgaaaaatgtttatttaaacaagaaataatataatatttatataggAAATAATAATAACGCGTAAATTGGAAGAAACCAACGccaactatttttttaaaaaaaatttaattatttatttaaaattaagaaaccCCACTTTCAAAAGGACAGTTTCGTACTTTCAATTCCCACAGCCTTTGCTTttgattattcttttatttttgtgtttattatataaatctcatcatttttcctcttttctttcccCCTGCATAATTTTCAGTTCTTCAATTCTTCTTTGAGAGCTTTGGAAATACGGTGTCGTTTCTATGGGTAATAGTTTAAGGAATTGTTtaggttgtattcttccttgtgGAGCTTTAGATTTAATCAGAGTCGTTCATCTCAACGGCCATGTCCAAGAATTCTCTCCGCCGCTCTCCGCTGCCGAGATCCTCCACGCCAATCCCGGCCACGTCCTCACCACTCCCTCCTCCGACGACCACCGCCTCGTCCGCCGTGTCACCATTCTCTCCCCTGAATCTCACCTCCGACGAGGCGGCATCTATTTCTTGATTCCTGCTGATTCCGACCACCGGAAGGCTGCTAAGAAGCCATCCGGCGCCGGCGTTTTCCCGGAATCTGACGATCTTAGTCACGGATTAGAGGATGTCATTGTCTTGAAGAAGGCTAAACCCAGCCGACGAGATCGTCGGAGGAGCCGTAGCTACGGCGGCACGTGGCGGCCTCATTTACATAGCATTAGTGAAGATTAATTAATACCCAAAACACCCTCCTCTTATCGACactgatttatttttttaaattaaaaaaataaatatgtcgTAATTCTTGTAATATGTCCCTGTTTTTTTAACCATATGGACTTCGACGGCGGCGGCCGATGAACGGGGAATTGTGATGATCATGTACAGGAATTAATGATTGGTGTTTGtggatagaaaaaaaaaattattaatattcatTTGCAATTGTGTAGCttaattaataagaaaaataatctGCTTAAAGTTTTAGCTTTATTCAAAATTcccattttattttaggttATTCCTAAAAAAAGAAACTCCAATAATTTCCACTTTTTGGATTTACGTTTTATTAGTTTCattgaaataatttcttttatatatataaatatacaaaaaGATACATTAAATCGCCGCAAAATTAAAAACCAAGAAAAATAACTaaatggttttttaaaatattttgtaaattaaaaaaaataaatgcaaggaGGTTACCACATATTTAGTTTAATAATTGTGAAGTAGATATTGAACATCAACTTTGAAattataatttgtattttagTTACTAAGATCTAATCGAATTTTttatcttatcttttttttttcccataaaGAACCGTATGAGTGTTGATGtgaaggaaaaaatgaaaagaaaaaaaaaatttacaattgcaTACATCTTCGATTATATTCCATAACTTACTCAATTATCAAATTATAATTTGTCATGtgatgattcatttttctcgttttaaaagatattttaattatttttaaaagttattttaattttttttattgtatgaTTAATTAAATGACGAGGATTGATACAGTCGCATTCAAATTTTGCTAAAAGAATATAATCCAAAAAGTGCATGGATTTAGAGTTCATGGGAGTGCGTGTGaagaactaataattatattataaatttataatatgcATGAATTCTCAGTTCATCAACCAAGAAACTCAATTCAAGCCAAAAAAACAGAACCGGGTAACAtggttttgtttcaattttaaaatagggaaaaaaatatttttgttgggtCCACGTTTCATTTTGTTTTCACGTTTTAAAAAtctaagttttgagtttgatttcaattcagtctttaaattttaaaatcttatcattttaattttaaaatttgaattttgcttcaaATTGATTCATAGATTTTAAGATCTATAtttttaaccttgatttttcactaaatattctCACTTTCAGTCTTTGAcgttaatatctattaattagCCAAACCAAACATAGCTATTTGGTATACGAGTGTGACAGTAGCCACGAGGTTTGCGGTTTGAATCCCcttattaattttgtatctattaTAGAATAATTGACTTAATTAGAATACATTATAAAGGCGAATAAATAGACACCAACAAAcacaacaaaagaaagaaacaaataaaagataaaatacataaaagaaaaattctatGAAGGAAAATACTAATTAGGAATGAATCTCTAACTTACTTTAACACCCTCCCTCAAATTCAAGGTGATAGAGTAACAACCAACTTGAGTTTGTGAAGGGACCAACTAAAGCTAATGATGGAAATCGAAGAAAACTCTTGAATCAAATCATGGCAGATTTGAGTTGGAGACAAAACCCACGAAGAACTAAAACAGAGAACTTCTGGGCTGGAAAAGATATCTTCATAAAGAGATCTAAAACAAAATCCATGAATTGCTAATTTGAAAACAGAACAGGAACCTTGAAAGATCAGAAAACATAACAGAGgttgaaattggaaaaaaaaaatgcataatcAACTAAGCAGGTGAATCAAATTTGGATCTGCCACTATAGCTCATCGACGGAGGTAGAGATCGGATAGAAGCAGTGGCTAAAAAGTATAAAACCTAGGACTTATGACTCTAATACCatgttaattttgtatctattaTTGAATAATTGACTTAATGAGAATACAACACAAAGACAAATAAATAGACACCAACAAACACAATAAATGAAAGAAACCAACCAAggaaaattacataaaaagaaaatactaattaggaATAAACCCCTAATTTACTTTAAGAACCCTATACTCACTACCAATATATTggttgtgtgtatatatatatatatatgaaattctaaaattaatttaatagtgataaaaaataataaaatttaattaattataattctttgaaatttaaataagtcACCCTGAGCATAGCAATTATCTCATATGaataatttcatcatttttatttaatcttatagaattgctctttttttttattattatttaaacaaaaaagatTAATTTGATCGATCATTgaataaaacataaacacaaGTTGAGTAAGGATTTGTTATTGCTCATCTACAAATATCCTAATATCTCATAGATAGTTTGAACTGGATAGCAACCATAACCAATTTTAGTTTGAATGATTTGTCTAAGAATCCAAGTGAGTGTTTAATGAATAttaggttaaaagtgtaaatgtTAGAATGtaagaaacaaattaaaataaaactcaaacatatgataaaattataacattatgaaaaaaaaggaaaaatctagggactaaaaaaattattttttcctttaaaataataatagtagatGCGTTGttgaactttttttcttttttggcaaCTGCATATTTTCATACCTATGTGCTTTTATACTGTTTAAAATTACtagtaaattaaaaattttacatGCAAACTAGAGTGAGCTAATTGCCACCATCTTTATTCTCTGGAAGtcgaaatatttaattttccattcttgtagtttttattgaaaaaagaaatttaaatggaGGGAGGCTAACCTCCAAGATTCGAAGTTATAGATTCTGATCTTTGATATTTGATCTTTGAATCTTGTTCtattttaatctctaaactttaaataacaatcttttagtctttaaacttttacaaagtgtttattttgatctatactattaagattttgttaatttttcgATGAAATTGCGTTTAACATGTGTTGAGCAAGATGAAAATAAAGCAAAATGTCAACAACCAACGTGACAAAGTACTGAATGACCAAAATCTTGAACGCAAAATGACTTTTGAAATTCTATAAAAAATCGTTCTACcacttaattcaaaattgaaatcctACATTTCTTTAGCATGACTAATTTATTTGATAGCATagtcatttaaaaataaagtcaTCTCGTCATTTTGTTATTAAGagttaacaaaaatttaatagCATTAATAGTAGGGACCAAAGTAATCACTTTTTAAAGTTGAGCGACTAgaataaatgttttaaaaagtttagggactaagaGGAACCAAAagaggcttttttttttttttttttatttaatatttgtggGGTCTATATCAAACCATTCACTTTTGGaattatatttcttattttatttactaaGATCCAAtcgtttttttccttttttatttcaaaagaacTATATGGGTGTTGttgtgaggaaaaaaaatagaaaaatacttAATTGCATCTTAGAATTGTACACAATAAGTCACTCAATTATTCAACTACAGTTCGTCACatgataaattcattttttttcttttgtttagatatttttatttctttattatatGATCAAAGTGATGACATAAAGATAGATGCAAACTAACATACATTCAAGTTTTGTTAAAAAAAGCAATCCAAGCATCCAAGATACATTttaatttaagtatttttttttttttatataaaagcACCTTAAAATAAAACACGCATGCGTTTAACAACTCTTTCTCGAAAGTGTTTTTATATTAAGTTCGTttgatttgttatatattaaaagtgttttttttattaatgtaaaAATagtataaagaaaattaatggTGGCGGTCATTGGAGTTTGATGGCGTAAACCACTGAAGATGGTACTTAGAGTTTGGCCAATAGAAGCGGTGGCATAAGTTGACTGGCAACGATATTGGAGGTGGTGGTTAGAGTTGGCCAACAGGCTGTGGATGAATGTTATGGCTAGAGTTTGTTAGCGGTGGTGGTCAGAATTTCTCATACAAATTAGAGAGTGATTAACCATTAAGTATATGTTTGTCTTtcacttttcaagtgtttaattttgaaaataagtcattaaaaaaattgtagcGTTTGCCAACTACTTAAAATAGAACCCTTTCcaagtgtattttaaatagtttttatcaaaagcatttaaataaaaatgagtttgtttgaaaaacaattttttcccCTAGCTAGTCAATTCAAACATACCCtaaacattcaaaattcattttcctaattttacaaactcctttttttttttttaagatccaTTTTAGGTGGTTgttaaaaacttaatttttttttcaaaatgacatgTTTTAAATTGATCACTTGAAAAGGGattccaaacacacccttagATGCATGGAAAGTGAATTTGACCAACTGGTATTGACATTCAATCTCCCACCCATGATCGTTGtactgaagaaaaaaaacataataggATAACTtggttttgtttcaatttcaaaatagcggaaaaaatatttttattgggtttagctttcattttgtttttagattctattatttaagttttgagtttgattttagtttagtctctaaatttcaaaatatgaattttaatcttaaattttgtttcaattttgtccctaaatttcaaaatttacacttgtaacatcgattttttttttactaaatattccTACTTTCAATCTTTaacattaatgtctattaaataatttaaaactattataaaatcacattttaaattaattttgatagtgatcgaaaaaaaatactaaaagttaattaattatatttctaaacttttttaaagaagtaattgatagatattaaaattaaagattgaaGGTGAGTGTTTAGTAAAAAATTGAAGATAAAAGTGTAAATCTCAAGATATAACaaacaaattaaaatgaaaCTCAAAtctgagataaaaaaaatggtaacaTTTTAACTGTTAGACAATTTATTTAACAATTGAATCTTATTAAATTCTAGAAAATTATAATCTAAAAAACTCaatactaaaaattaaatagacTTGATTaatcgattttttttaaataataagaaaaataaatagatacgTCCACTACACTAAACTTTTTAAGTGGAAATTACGAAAACAAACTTTGCTAAATTCGATGCCAAACTATGTTGGTATTTAAGTGGAGAGAGTATATTGTCAAGTTTTGTTTATCcattaaataaagataagaaATAGATTAGATTGAGTTTCTATAACACTTTATATAATTCCATCACCAAATATTATTCTACGTTCCTTATCAATTAATCACACACAAAAAGTTGTCTAGATTCTGAGGTTAATGTGAAcctcaagattttttttttcttcttttcctttgtaAATTTGCAGTGAGTATTTAAGGtctgtttggtaattattttattttatttttttttcaaaattaagcctattAACACTACTTTTTCTTCAAAGTTATTCCttacttttcatcaatggtttaaaaaactaagccgaattttgagaactaaaaaaataacttctttcaatgagtttaattttcaaaaataaaaatgaaaaaccaaatagttaccaaaggTGTCTAAACTTTTTCATAAAAGAAGGAATTGTACATTATTGTGGGTCAAATAATGGGACAGTTGCAACAGTTGCAAgagtagcaaaaaaaaaaaaaaattgtaattttagcaatgaattttttgaaatttaaaaatatagcaaaaatatCAGatatggttttcattttttattattccaattttATCCTCTTTGGTGTATCAGCATATATATTAGCAATATACTTGATGTATTTTATATTTGGTGTATACTGGTATACTTTATGTTTGATATATTagttagatacaaaattgataaACAAAATTTACCACTCATTATGTCAAACTTATTAGTCAATAATTGCTCATGCATTTGTTATCATTTGTGGACTTGATTTTAATCCTTAGTCATAGGTTTCAAAGTATTGTTTTTCTAATACATCATCATAATGAGGGATTGAACGCTTCGATTCCACAGAAGTAATGAAATCGCATTCgttgatttcttaaaaaaattaaaatacataaaACATAAAGAGGATTAAGCACCAATAATCTCCTTAATATGATTCTGGGATTTGTGCGAACCTCTATTGAAAGATGTTCGGGGAAGAATTTTAGAGAACCCTCAACTAAAATTAGGAGAACTTTTTTCCAGAAAAAAACCTATAGAATGATTGCAAAAGATGTGTAGTTGTGTGTCCCATAAGGGCTCCCTGGAGCCTTTTATATAAGACTCAACTAGGTTACTCTTCTATTATGataacccttatttaattataattatctaTATTaatatctcaaattaaaaataaaattgtaattattccttttaatatctcatattaaaaagatttaaatatttgagtCATACTCAAATCTTTATTAGTTCTCtaattatctctttaatttaaatttcaatcaaattaaataatctatttattcaaataaattaattctctaTATTACATAGTTATATTtccattcaaataaattttataaaaatgtatgttttaatcatatacaatacaattaatattttccctcataaatttgaatgtttcaaattttctttcggTTGGTTTactctataattaattaattttcattcattaactacggGACAAATCACTATAGATAATTGAACTTTTATGCAGTAAGACAAGttgtatccatggatataatcattATAAGCAAATGGATCGTTGGTCAAAAATCCGTTTTACGAGTATCACCTATGactctctaataaacaatttattcatAGTTCAaccataaaccaagtcccttTGGAACTACTCAAATTCCCAAAAATGATAAACATATTGAATAGACGGCTCGGGCCGGTCTTGCCTCACTACaacaaaaataggtttttcaTGACTAAAAAATTGCCATAAACACATTTCTTGACTCTTTTTTTAGTCCTTGAATCCACCATCAAGGAAAGAACATAGATGAGACATCTAAAATTTGTCATTATTGATTTTTTCATGACTTTTTAATATAGTCAACGATAAGtatttattgacatttattacCTATCATGATAACGCTTTCTATGACAATTTATTATGTCAACAAAGGATAAAAAAATTGACTTTTTCTGTCAATTAAACCTCTATATTGAGgttgaaaatatgttataaaattacatacattaacatttatttataatcatgGAATGCTATTCCAATGTCAAACAATACCTT encodes:
- the LOC120083938 gene encoding uncharacterized protein LOC120083938, encoding MGNSLRNCLGCILPCGALDLIRVVHLNGHVQEFSPPLSAAEILHANPGHVLTTPSSDDHRLVRRVTILSPESHLRRGGIYFLIPADSDHRKAAKKPSGAGVFPESDDLSHGLEDVIVLKKAKPSRRDRRRSRSYGGTWRPHLHSISED